One window of the Zea mays cultivar B73 chromosome 3, Zm-B73-REFERENCE-NAM-5.0, whole genome shotgun sequence genome contains the following:
- the LOC103649908 gene encoding transcription factor bHLH162 translates to MEMRAKKSSRSSTSNTSGSTTTTAVERKEIERRRRQQMKSLCAKLASLIPKEHYSSKDAMTQLGSLDEAATYIKRLKERVEELRHKSASARLLAAGSGTRRGGGGGGASTSSAATTTASGGAGSSEEAGRREDDMPPAVVEVRQHNDGSSLDVVLISSAARPFKLHEVVTVLEEEGAETVNANLSVAGTKIFYTIHCKAFCPRIGIDVSRVSERLRALG, encoded by the exons atGGAGATGAGAGCGAAGAAGAGCAGCAGAAGCAGCACGAGCAACACCAGCGGCAGCACGACGACCACGGCGGTGGAGAGGAAGGAGATCGAGAGGAGGAGGAGGCAGCAGATGAAGAGCCTCTGCGCCAAGCTCGCCTCCCTCATCCCGAAAGAACACTACTCCTCCAAG GATGCTATGACCCAGCTGGGTAGCCTAGACGAGGCAGCCACGTACATAAAGAGACTCAAGGAGAGGGTGGAGGAGCTGCGGCACAAGAGCGCCTCTGCACGGCTCTTGGCCGCTGGCAGTGGCACGAGAcgaggcggaggaggaggaggcgcctCCACATCGTCGGCAGCGACGACCACGGCGAGCGGTGGCGCAGGATCATCTGAAGAAGCCGGCCGGCGGGAGGACGACATGCCGCCGGCGGTGGTAGAGGTTCGGCAGCACAATGACGGGTCAAGCCTGGACGTGGTGCTCATCAGCAGCGCGGCGCGACCCTTCAAGCTGCACGAGGTGGTCACCGTGCTGGAGGAAGAAGGCGCCGAGACCGTCAACGCCAACCTCTCCGTCGCCGGCACCAAAATCTTCTACACCATCCACTGCaag GCCTTTTGCCCAAGAATCGGTATAGATGTTTCAAGAGTTTCTGAAAGATTAAGAGCATTGGGATGA